The following proteins are encoded in a genomic region of Pseudodesulfovibrio mercurii:
- a CDS encoding FecCD family ABC transporter permease: protein MHFSDGQVPAEYRRYIGLKLAAVGLTGGLLALALVVSISLGAAHIPVAGVSRTLMGWAVSKRFDVIVWNIRLPQALASIVAGAGLAVAGAVMQSVLRNPLGSPLTLGISHAAAFGAAFAVMILGGGIMGSTNADAVNITHPYLTTGVAFLFSLGTASVIVAMSRLRGSSPEVMILAGVALNALFTAGTMLLQFFADDVQLAAMVFWTFGDTARASWSELGVMAAVTLATSLYFLANAWNYNAIDAGDETARGLGVRVDRVRMIGMLLASLLTAAIIAFLGIIGFVGLVVPHMVRRVIGSDHRFLLPASILAGGLLLLLSDTAARLVLAPHMLPVSVLTAFLGAPVFIYLIIRGQRR from the coding sequence ATGCACTTCTCCGACGGACAGGTGCCCGCCGAGTACCGGCGCTACATCGGGCTCAAGCTGGCCGCCGTCGGCCTGACCGGCGGGCTCCTCGCCCTGGCCCTGGTGGTCTCCATCTCCCTCGGCGCGGCGCACATCCCCGTGGCCGGCGTGAGCCGAACCCTCATGGGCTGGGCCGTGTCCAAGCGGTTCGACGTGATCGTCTGGAACATCCGCCTGCCCCAGGCCCTGGCCTCCATCGTGGCCGGTGCCGGGCTGGCCGTGGCGGGCGCGGTCATGCAGTCCGTCCTGCGCAACCCGCTGGGCTCCCCCCTGACCCTGGGCATCTCCCACGCGGCGGCCTTCGGCGCGGCCTTCGCGGTCATGATCCTGGGCGGCGGGATCATGGGCTCCACCAACGCGGACGCCGTGAACATCACCCATCCCTACCTGACCACGGGCGTGGCCTTCCTGTTCAGCCTGGGCACCGCCTCCGTCATCGTGGCCATGTCCCGGCTGCGCGGCTCCTCCCCCGAGGTCATGATCCTGGCCGGCGTGGCCCTGAACGCCCTGTTCACCGCCGGGACCATGCTCCTGCAATTCTTCGCCGACGACGTGCAGCTGGCGGCCATGGTCTTCTGGACCTTCGGCGACACGGCCAGGGCCTCCTGGTCCGAGCTGGGGGTCATGGCCGCCGTGACCCTGGCCACCTCCCTCTATTTTCTGGCCAACGCCTGGAACTACAACGCCATCGACGCGGGCGACGAGACCGCCCGGGGGCTGGGCGTGCGCGTGGACCGGGTGCGCATGATCGGCATGCTGCTGGCCTCCCTGCTCACGGCCGCGATCATCGCCTTCCTGGGCATCATCGGCTTCGTCGGCCTGGTGGTCCCGCACATGGTCCGCCGGGTCATCGGCTCGGACCACCGCTTCCTGCTGCCCGCCTCCATCCTGGCGGGCGGCCTGCTCCTGCTCCTGTCCGACACCGCCGCCCGGCTGGTCCTGGCCCCGCACATGCTGCCGGTCTCGGTCCTGACCGCCTTCCTGGGCGCGCCGGTCTTCATCTATCTCATCATACGGGGGCAGCGGCGATGA
- a CDS encoding NADH-quinone oxidoreductase subunit C, which translates to MQGKIIDVTLDNVVGEVMNMKNDGQRLVTFSTYRAGEEQIGILYHFDKNLETTHLRLVADMDKPIPSVSGVYFAALLVENEIRDQWNVKFDGLVLDFNRTLLLDPEVTQVPLASNVKIGPKA; encoded by the coding sequence ATGCAAGGCAAGATAATCGACGTGACCCTCGACAACGTGGTCGGCGAGGTCATGAACATGAAGAACGACGGGCAGAGGCTGGTCACCTTCTCCACCTACCGGGCGGGGGAGGAGCAGATCGGCATCCTCTACCACTTCGACAAGAACCTGGAAACCACCCACCTGCGGCTTGTCGCCGACATGGACAAGCCCATCCCGAGCGTGTCCGGCGTCTACTTCGCCGCCCTGCTGGTGGAAAACGAAATACGCGACCAGTGGAACGTCAAGTTCGACGGCCTGGTCCTCGACTTCAACCGCACGCTCCTGCTTGACCCGGAGGTGACCCAGGTTCCCCTGGCCTCCAACGTCAAGATCGGGCCCAAGGCATAG
- a CDS encoding ABC transporter ATP-binding protein → MILSVTGLDFAYNGSKVLRDVRFDLDGGELMAILGPNGVGKTTLLKCINAIHAPCAGKVLVEDRDVLKLRPHEIALGIGYVAQRSETARLTVFDAVLMGRKPHMVWRVGEDDLKMVDAALKRLHMAHLALRCIDCLSGGELQKVAIARALVQEPRLMLLDEPTSSLDLKSQVDILTMLRRVVDEHRIAAIMTMHDLNTALRYADKVLFLKDGRIHSAGPACEVTSAVVEEVYGLPVNIHTVQGHPLVVPAA, encoded by the coding sequence ATGATCCTCTCCGTGACCGGCCTCGACTTCGCCTACAACGGCTCCAAGGTCCTGCGCGACGTGCGCTTCGACCTGGACGGCGGGGAGCTCATGGCCATCCTCGGCCCCAACGGCGTGGGCAAGACCACCCTGCTCAAGTGCATCAACGCCATCCACGCCCCCTGCGCGGGCAAGGTCCTGGTCGAGGACCGCGACGTGCTGAAGCTGCGCCCGCACGAGATCGCGCTGGGCATCGGCTACGTGGCCCAGCGCAGCGAGACCGCCCGCCTGACCGTGTTCGACGCCGTGCTCATGGGCCGCAAGCCGCACATGGTCTGGCGCGTGGGCGAGGACGACCTGAAGATGGTCGATGCCGCCCTGAAGCGGCTGCACATGGCCCACCTCGCCCTGCGCTGCATCGACTGCCTGTCGGGCGGGGAGCTGCAAAAGGTGGCCATCGCCCGCGCCCTGGTCCAGGAGCCGCGCCTCATGCTCCTGGACGAGCCCACCTCCAGCCTGGACCTCAAGAGCCAGGTGGACATCCTGACCATGCTCCGCCGGGTGGTGGACGAACACCGCATCGCGGCGATCATGACCATGCACGACCTGAACACCGCCCTGCGCTACGCCGACAAGGTCCTGTTCCTCAAGGACGGGCGCATCCACTCCGCCGGTCCGGCCTGCGAGGTCACCTCCGCCGTGGTCGAGGAGGTCTACGGGCTGCCCGTGAACATCCACACCGTCCAGGGCCACCCGCTGGTCGTCCCGGCCGCCTGA
- a CDS encoding respiratory chain complex I subunit 1 family protein: protein MQTLILVIIGLVCAPLLGGLIAGLDRRITAWLQSRQGPPITQAFYDVAKLFGKEKMVVNQWQILCAWVYLIGAAVSVALFFAQGDLLLIFFVQAIGSVFLVMGALSAKSPYSQVGAQRELMQMLAYEPVLVLVFVGFYMVTGSFSIQSVWAMDTPLLAKMPLLYLALGFALTIKLMKSPFDFATSHHGHQELVKGVLTEYSGPYLGLIEVAHWYETILVLGLCALFWHTNVAWMVLLVAATYLLEILVDNTMARMTWRWMLKRVWLIGMGLAVVNLIWLYAG from the coding sequence ATGCAAACACTCATTCTCGTCATCATCGGACTCGTGTGCGCGCCGCTGCTCGGCGGCCTGATCGCCGGTCTGGACCGTCGGATCACCGCCTGGCTCCAGTCCCGGCAGGGTCCTCCGATCACGCAGGCCTTCTATGACGTGGCCAAGCTCTTCGGCAAGGAGAAGATGGTCGTCAACCAGTGGCAGATTCTCTGCGCCTGGGTGTACCTCATCGGCGCGGCCGTGTCCGTGGCCCTGTTCTTCGCCCAGGGCGACCTGCTGCTGATCTTCTTCGTGCAGGCCATCGGCTCGGTCTTCCTGGTCATGGGCGCCCTGTCGGCCAAGTCCCCGTACTCGCAGGTGGGCGCGCAGCGCGAGCTGATGCAGATGCTGGCCTACGAGCCGGTGCTCGTCCTGGTCTTCGTCGGCTTCTACATGGTCACCGGCAGCTTCTCCATCCAGTCCGTCTGGGCCATGGACACGCCGCTTCTGGCCAAGATGCCGCTGCTGTACCTGGCGCTCGGCTTCGCCCTGACCATCAAGCTCATGAAGTCGCCGTTCGACTTCGCCACCTCCCACCACGGCCATCAGGAACTGGTCAAGGGCGTGCTCACCGAGTACTCCGGCCCCTACCTCGGCCTGATCGAGGTCGCCCACTGGTACGAGACCATCCTGGTGCTCGGCCTGTGCGCGCTCTTCTGGCACACCAACGTGGCCTGGATGGTCCTGCTGGTGGCGGCCACCTACCTGCTCGAAATCCTGGTGGACAACACCATGGCCCGCATGACCTGGCGCTGGATGCTCAAGCGCGTCTGGCTGATCGGCATGGGACTGGCGGTCGTTAACCTCATCTGGCTGTATGCGGGGTAA
- a CDS encoding nickel-dependent hydrogenase large subunit, with translation MATTVIPFGPQHPVLPEPVHLTLKVEDEIVKEAIPALGYVHRGLEKLCEIRDFNQMINVCERVCGICSMIHGTCYSECIEELMGIEVTDRAKLLRVIWSELHRAHSHLLWLGLFADAFGFEALFMQFWKIRERIMDINEATTGSRVIVSVNVIGGVRTDLSPEQIRWILSEIDIVEKEVKAIQDTLMNEYTVRARTVGIGVMTKEQAWELGAAGPTLRGSGVAQDMRMLGYGGYSFLDFEPVVETSGDSWARGMVRFREVLQSIDLVRQAIAKLPEGELAVKVKGNPPEGEVYHRVEQPRGECVYYIRGNGTKNLDRLRIRTPTFANIPPLLAMLPECELADVPVIVLSIDPCISCTER, from the coding sequence ATGGCAACTACCGTAATTCCCTTCGGCCCGCAGCATCCCGTCCTGCCCGAACCGGTCCACCTGACCCTCAAGGTCGAGGACGAGATCGTCAAGGAGGCCATCCCGGCCCTGGGCTACGTCCATCGCGGCCTGGAAAAACTGTGCGAAATCCGCGACTTCAACCAGATGATCAACGTCTGCGAGCGTGTCTGCGGCATCTGCTCCATGATCCACGGCACCTGCTACTCCGAGTGCATCGAGGAGCTCATGGGCATCGAGGTCACGGACCGGGCCAAGCTGCTGCGCGTTATCTGGAGCGAGCTGCACCGTGCCCACTCCCACCTGCTCTGGCTGGGCCTGTTCGCCGACGCCTTCGGCTTCGAGGCCCTGTTCATGCAGTTCTGGAAGATCCGCGAGCGGATCATGGACATCAACGAGGCCACCACCGGCTCGCGCGTCATCGTGTCCGTCAACGTCATCGGCGGCGTGCGCACCGACCTCTCCCCGGAGCAGATCCGCTGGATACTGTCCGAGATCGACATCGTGGAGAAGGAGGTCAAGGCCATCCAGGACACCCTGATGAACGAGTACACGGTCAGGGCCCGCACCGTGGGCATCGGCGTGATGACCAAGGAGCAGGCCTGGGAGCTGGGCGCTGCCGGACCGACACTGCGCGGCTCGGGCGTGGCCCAGGACATGCGCATGCTCGGCTACGGCGGCTACTCGTTCCTGGACTTCGAACCCGTGGTCGAGACCTCGGGCGACAGCTGGGCGCGCGGCATGGTCCGCTTCCGCGAAGTGCTCCAGTCCATCGACCTGGTCCGCCAGGCCATCGCCAAGCTGCCCGAGGGCGAGCTGGCCGTGAAGGTCAAGGGCAACCCGCCCGAGGGCGAGGTCTACCACCGGGTGGAGCAGCCGCGCGGCGAGTGCGTCTACTACATCCGGGGCAACGGCACAAAGAACCTGGACCGGCTGCGCATCCGCACGCCCACGTTCGCCAACATCCCGCCGCTCCTGGCCATGCTGCCGGAGTGCGAGCTGGCCGACGTGCCGGTCATCGTGCTGTCCATCGACCCGTGCATCAGCTGCACCGAACGCTAG
- a CDS encoding NADH-quinone oxidoreductase subunit L translates to MSNLLVLLILLPVAAAVVCYFVRSEAVRKLTVLATGGILTLAALGLLAQGTFAPIEVGSFLGIGSDFLVTVLDFALLGVIYFYGYKHKSVLIQGFTLAQVVLLAWFESVMVGHEAVPALAGDQLSLIMVLVISIVGSIICIFAIPYMKEHEAHLHLKKSRQPRFFFYMVLFLGAMNGLVLSNNILWMYFFFEVTTFCSFMLIGHDATEIATRNAVRALWMNALGGLAFVIGMMLVYGKAGTLNISAMLALGSTDAALLTGLAFLCLAGFTKAAQVPFQSWLLGAMVAPTPVSALLHSSTMVKAGVFVVLRFAPMFAGTFLSTGVAVCGAFTFLACSALGVGQSNGKKILAYSTVANLGLIICCAGINTPLALTAALILILFHAISKSLLFLCVGTIEQAIGSRDIEDMRGLYGTNPRTALITIIGILTMMLPPFGVLLGKWMAIEASADSNIFIVIMLALGSALMVVYLARWAGSMMGTREPGAKTESQPLLTRLPLLTLCLGAVVLSLASPWIYNSLLAPWIGSAPFVVGFGSLESAHGTFVVVPLFLALGLGLLYAVKAASGYRHVKIMPPYLSGVNSPSADGTYVGPMNGDVPFSSGNLYLGELFAEAKLTPIFNALAVALIVLMLGGAL, encoded by the coding sequence ATGTCAAATCTGTTAGTGCTTCTCATCCTGCTGCCGGTGGCGGCGGCGGTGGTCTGCTATTTCGTCCGGTCCGAGGCCGTGCGGAAGCTGACCGTGCTCGCCACCGGAGGCATCCTGACGCTTGCGGCGTTGGGGCTGCTCGCGCAGGGGACGTTTGCGCCGATCGAGGTCGGCTCATTCCTGGGCATCGGCAGCGATTTCCTGGTCACGGTCCTGGATTTCGCCCTGCTGGGTGTCATCTACTTCTACGGTTACAAACACAAGAGCGTGCTCATCCAGGGGTTCACCCTGGCCCAGGTGGTGCTGCTCGCCTGGTTCGAGTCGGTCATGGTCGGCCATGAGGCGGTCCCGGCCCTGGCAGGGGACCAGCTTTCCCTGATCATGGTCCTGGTCATCTCCATCGTCGGCTCGATCATCTGCATCTTCGCCATTCCCTACATGAAGGAACACGAGGCGCACCTGCACCTCAAGAAGTCGCGCCAGCCGAGGTTCTTCTTCTACATGGTCCTGTTCCTGGGGGCCATGAACGGCCTGGTCCTGTCCAACAACATCCTGTGGATGTACTTCTTCTTCGAAGTGACGACCTTCTGTTCGTTCATGCTCATCGGCCACGACGCCACCGAGATCGCCACGAGGAACGCGGTCCGCGCCCTGTGGATGAACGCCCTGGGCGGGCTGGCCTTCGTCATCGGCATGATGCTGGTCTACGGCAAGGCCGGGACCCTGAACATCAGCGCCATGCTGGCGCTGGGTTCCACCGACGCGGCCCTGCTCACCGGGCTGGCCTTCCTCTGCCTGGCCGGGTTCACCAAGGCCGCCCAGGTCCCGTTCCAGTCCTGGCTGCTCGGGGCCATGGTCGCCCCGACCCCGGTCTCCGCGCTGCTGCATTCCTCGACCATGGTCAAGGCGGGCGTGTTCGTGGTCCTCAGGTTCGCCCCGATGTTCGCGGGCACCTTCCTGTCCACGGGCGTGGCCGTTTGCGGCGCGTTCACCTTCCTGGCCTGCTCCGCCCTCGGCGTGGGACAGTCCAACGGCAAGAAGATCCTGGCCTACTCCACGGTGGCCAACCTCGGCCTGATCATCTGCTGCGCGGGCATCAACACCCCGCTGGCCCTGACCGCGGCCCTGATCCTCATCCTCTTCCACGCCATCTCCAAGTCCCTGCTCTTCCTGTGCGTCGGCACCATCGAGCAGGCCATCGGCTCCAGGGACATCGAGGACATGCGCGGCCTGTACGGCACCAACCCCCGCACGGCGCTGATCACCATCATCGGCATCCTGACCATGATGCTGCCGCCGTTCGGCGTGCTGCTCGGCAAGTGGATGGCCATCGAGGCCTCGGCCGACAGCAACATCTTCATCGTCATCATGCTCGCCCTGGGCTCGGCCCTGATGGTCGTGTACCTGGCCCGCTGGGCCGGTTCCATGATGGGCACCCGCGAGCCGGGGGCCAAGACCGAGTCCCAGCCCCTGCTGACCCGGCTGCCGCTCCTGACCCTGTGCCTGGGCGCGGTGGTCCTGTCCCTGGCCTCGCCGTGGATCTACAACTCCCTGCTGGCCCCCTGGATCGGATCCGCGCCGTTCGTGGTCGGTTTCGGCTCCCTGGAATCGGCCCACGGCACCTTCGTGGTCGTGCCGCTGTTCCTGGCCCTGGGCCTGGGGCTGCTCTACGCGGTCAAGGCCGCCTCGGGCTACCGCCACGTGAAGATCATGCCGCCCTACCTGAGCGGGGTGAACTCCCCCTCGGCGGACGGCACCTACGTCGGTCCCATGAACGGCGACGTGCCGTTCTCCTCCGGCAACCTGTACCTGGGCGAGCTGTTCGCTGAAGCCAAGCTCACGCCCATCTTCAACGCACTGGCGGTCGCGCTGATCGTCCTCATGCTGGGAGGGGCGCTCTGA
- a CDS encoding FmdE family protein, giving the protein MSSTTPQETIDAAIRFHGHHCPGLTIGIRAVELARRELGDLDGLDLVAVAETDMCGVDAIQFLTDCTFGKGNFIHRDYGKKAFSFFDRKTGRGFRALLRETGQPLPGDDRLAAIRHFMDLDLDDMFTVTQATCPPPRPAAVLESLPCARCGEMTMESRTRRFAGKTYCIPCFAEIDQKL; this is encoded by the coding sequence ATGTCCTCCACCACGCCCCAGGAAACCATCGACGCGGCCATCCGCTTCCACGGCCACCACTGCCCCGGCCTGACCATCGGCATCCGCGCCGTGGAGCTGGCCCGGCGCGAACTCGGCGACCTCGACGGGCTGGACCTGGTGGCCGTGGCCGAGACCGACATGTGCGGCGTGGACGCCATCCAGTTCCTGACGGACTGCACCTTCGGCAAGGGCAACTTCATCCACCGCGACTACGGCAAGAAGGCCTTCTCCTTCTTCGACCGGAAAACCGGCCGGGGCTTCCGCGCCCTGCTCCGGGAGACCGGCCAGCCCCTGCCGGGCGACGACCGCCTGGCCGCCATCCGCCATTTCATGGACCTCGACCTGGACGACATGTTCACCGTCACCCAGGCCACCTGCCCGCCCCCCAGGCCCGCCGCCGTTCTCGAAAGCCTGCCCTGCGCCCGGTGCGGCGAGATGACCATGGAATCGCGCACCCGCCGCTTCGCCGGAAAGACCTACTGCATCCCCTGCTTCGCGGAGATCGACCAGAAGCTGTAA
- a CDS encoding NADH-quinone oxidoreductase subunit B family protein — protein sequence MFGSFIKKSRAKSPWIMHFDCGSCNGCDIEVLACLTPLYDVERFGIVHVGNPKHADVLLVTGTVNHRNKKVLKNLYDQMPEPKAVIAIGSCGNTGGIFREAYNVVGGVDKVIPVDVYVPGCPAKPEAIIDGVVAGLAKFAQKVEEAK from the coding sequence ATGTTCGGATCATTCATCAAGAAATCTCGCGCCAAGTCACCGTGGATCATGCATTTCGACTGCGGTAGCTGCAACGGCTGCGATATCGAGGTTCTGGCCTGCCTGACCCCCCTGTACGACGTGGAGCGGTTCGGCATCGTCCATGTGGGCAACCCGAAGCACGCCGACGTCCTCCTGGTCACCGGCACGGTCAACCACCGGAACAAGAAGGTGCTCAAGAACCTGTACGACCAGATGCCCGAGCCCAAGGCGGTCATCGCCATCGGCTCCTGCGGCAACACCGGCGGAATCTTCCGCGAGGCCTACAACGTCGTGGGCGGCGTGGACAAGGTCATCCCCGTGGACGTCTACGTCCCCGGCTGTCCGGCCAAGCCCGAGGCCATCATCGACGGCGTCGTGGCCGGACTGGCCAAGTTCGCCCAGAAAGTGGAAGAAGCCAAGTAG
- a CDS encoding pyridoxamine 5'-phosphate oxidase family protein, translating into MSKEKMHLIDDLITGEETCVLATTDGVRLHCSLMRFFADHAAMKFYFLSPASSQKNRNMREHPHVCLMIDRRDQDLALSIQGVYSPIRKRQTAEAITRLFLMKFPQMAELAANPDVELIRVDGRSATLSGGPEDNFTTKLKNS; encoded by the coding sequence ATGAGCAAGGAAAAAATGCACCTCATCGACGACCTGATCACCGGAGAAGAGACCTGCGTGCTGGCCACCACGGACGGCGTGCGGCTCCACTGTTCCCTCATGCGCTTCTTCGCGGACCATGCGGCCATGAAATTCTATTTCCTGTCGCCCGCGTCCTCGCAGAAAAACCGCAACATGCGGGAGCACCCCCACGTCTGCCTGATGATCGACCGGCGGGACCAGGACCTCGCCCTGTCCATCCAGGGGGTCTATTCACCCATCCGGAAGCGCCAGACAGCGGAGGCCATCACCCGCCTCTTCCTTATGAAATTCCCGCAGATGGCGGAGCTGGCGGCAAACCCGGACGTGGAGCTCATCCGCGTGGACGGGCGGTCCGCCACCCTGTCCGGCGGCCCGGAGGACAATTTCACCACCAAACTGAAAAATTCCTGA
- a CDS encoding 2-hydroxyacid dehydrogenase, with product MARPKVYITREIPRAGIDLLRQAADVEVNTEDRPVTREELFERIADCQGVIGLLTERIDAAFFDAAPGLKGYANYAVGFDNIDVPEATRRKLPVSNTPDVLTNATAECAWALLLAVARRVVESDAVMRSGDWPGWGPMQFIGGDVSGKTLGIVGAGRIGTAMARMSRGFDMPVLYTSSSGRRNAVLDAELNARLVPFEELLEQSDFISLHTPLTPSTRHLFGAEAFRRMKRTAYLVNTARGPVIDEQALLAALRAGEIAGAGLDVYEHEPALTPGLAELTNVVLLPHIGSGTASARTDMSVLAARNLLAMLEGKKPETCLNPEIYD from the coding sequence ATGGCCAGACCCAAGGTATACATCACCCGGGAGATTCCCCGTGCGGGCATCGACCTGCTCCGGCAGGCGGCCGACGTGGAGGTCAACACCGAAGACCGGCCCGTGACCCGCGAGGAACTCTTCGAGCGCATCGCGGACTGCCAGGGCGTCATCGGTCTACTCACCGAGCGCATCGACGCCGCCTTTTTCGACGCCGCCCCCGGGCTCAAGGGGTACGCCAACTACGCCGTGGGCTTCGACAACATCGACGTGCCCGAGGCCACCCGGCGCAAACTTCCCGTGTCCAACACCCCGGATGTCCTGACCAACGCCACGGCCGAGTGCGCCTGGGCCCTGCTCCTGGCCGTGGCCCGGCGGGTGGTCGAATCGGACGCGGTCATGCGCTCGGGCGACTGGCCCGGCTGGGGTCCCATGCAGTTCATCGGCGGAGACGTGAGCGGCAAGACGCTGGGCATCGTCGGCGCGGGCCGCATCGGCACGGCCATGGCCCGCATGAGCCGGGGCTTCGACATGCCGGTCCTGTACACCAGCTCCTCGGGCCGCCGGAACGCGGTCCTGGACGCCGAGCTGAACGCCCGGCTGGTCCCCTTCGAGGAGCTGCTGGAGCAGTCGGACTTCATCTCCCTGCACACCCCCCTGACCCCCTCCACCCGGCACCTGTTCGGGGCCGAGGCCTTCCGGCGCATGAAGCGGACCGCCTACCTCGTCAACACGGCGCGCGGCCCGGTCATCGACGAGCAGGCCCTGCTCGCGGCCCTCAGGGCGGGCGAGATCGCGGGCGCGGGGCTCGACGTGTACGAACACGAACCCGCCCTGACCCCCGGCCTGGCCGAACTGACCAACGTGGTTCTGCTGCCGCACATAGGCTCGGGCACGGCCTCGGCGCGCACGGACATGTCCGTGCTGGCCGCCCGCAACCTGCTGGCCATGCTCGAGGGCAAAAAACCCGAGACCTGCCTCAACCCCGAAATCTACGACTAG
- a CDS encoding 4Fe-4S binding protein, with protein MQFTSTVIKNLLRKPATRKYPYEVRDPFPNYRGELVIDINKCIFCGTCSRKCPSQCITVDKDAGTWQCDPYACVYCGICRDSCPTKSLSMKDVHRKPVTEKAVWIEQGTPLKPKRAAASKAEPKAKPEAKPEAKPEAKAEAKPEAKAEAKAKAEPKAEKKAKKDDK; from the coding sequence ATGCAGTTCACATCCACCGTCATCAAGAACCTGCTCAGGAAGCCCGCCACCCGCAAGTATCCCTACGAGGTGCGCGATCCGTTCCCCAACTACCGGGGCGAGCTGGTCATCGACATCAACAAGTGCATCTTCTGCGGCACCTGCTCGCGCAAATGCCCCAGCCAGTGCATCACCGTGGACAAGGACGCCGGCACCTGGCAGTGCGACCCCTATGCCTGCGTGTACTGCGGCATCTGCCGCGACAGCTGCCCGACCAAGAGCCTGTCAATGAAGGACGTCCACCGCAAGCCGGTGACCGAGAAGGCCGTCTGGATCGAACAGGGCACCCCGCTCAAGCCCAAGCGGGCGGCCGCCTCCAAGGCCGAGCCCAAGGCCAAGCCCGAAGCCAAGCCCGAAGCCAAGCCTGAAGCCAAAGCCGAGGCCAAGCCTGAAGCCAAAGCCGAAGCCAAGGCCAAGGCCGAGCCCAAGGCCGAGAAAAAGGCCAAGAAGGACGACAAATAG
- a CDS encoding phosphatase PAP2 family protein has translation MRTLLTRTGLIALATGLLIVICYLFVDRPVAEAALTLRDTVWHKGAGLLSQAANEFFFNVLAAAMLLAGAVDRLANGPSARARNLLYVSLSVASAMLVGDVLKELFGRARPPLLFTKQVYGFFPMAGDYMHCSFPSGHTLRIFSSMTALGLVLPRLRTPALALAVIVGISRVLALKHYPSDVLFGAFIGVTAAVWGWRLLHPTDGRATD, from the coding sequence ATGCGCACCCTCCTGACCCGCACCGGCCTCATCGCCCTGGCCACCGGACTGCTCATCGTGATCTGCTACCTGTTCGTGGACCGGCCCGTGGCCGAGGCCGCCCTGACCCTGCGCGACACGGTCTGGCACAAGGGGGCCGGGCTCCTGTCCCAGGCGGCCAACGAATTTTTCTTCAACGTCCTGGCCGCCGCGATGCTCCTGGCCGGGGCCGTGGACCGGCTGGCCAACGGGCCCTCGGCCCGCGCGCGCAACCTGCTCTATGTCAGCCTGTCCGTGGCCTCCGCCATGCTGGTGGGCGACGTGCTCAAGGAACTCTTCGGCCGGGCCCGGCCGCCCCTGCTCTTCACCAAGCAGGTGTACGGCTTCTTCCCCATGGCCGGGGACTACATGCACTGTTCCTTCCCCTCGGGCCACACCCTGCGCATCTTCTCGTCCATGACCGCCCTGGGGCTGGTCCTGCCCAGGCTGCGCACGCCCGCCCTGGCCCTGGCCGTGATCGTGGGCATAAGCCGCGTCCTGGCCCTGAAGCACTACCCCTCGGACGTGCTCTTCGGCGCGTTCATCGGCGTAACCGCCGCGGTCTGGGGCTGGCGGCTCCTGCATCCCACGGACGGCCGTGCCACGGATTAG
- a CDS encoding phosphoadenosine phosphosulfate reductase family protein — protein sequence MPTLEENILHSEALLTGLLGRCDPVRVRVAWTGGKDSTVVLFLWKALLGQAGAGPVRAINLDTGCKFPEVLAFRDRIAAEWGVDLFIARPEVPLAGYPLARDPLTCCRDLKVLPLKRAVRETAADFLLTGIRRDEHPDRVGRLELEERDDPPHILVNPLLDWTETDIWAFHARFDLPHCELYDQGYRSLGCRPCTTLPDGAGGERSGRSRDKEAVLSALTGLGYF from the coding sequence ATGCCCACCCTCGAAGAAAATATCCTGCACAGCGAAGCCCTGCTGACCGGCCTGCTCGGCCGGTGCGATCCGGTCCGCGTCCGCGTGGCCTGGACCGGGGGCAAGGACTCCACCGTGGTCCTGTTCCTGTGGAAGGCGTTGCTCGGCCAGGCCGGGGCCGGGCCGGTGCGGGCCATCAACCTGGACACGGGCTGCAAGTTCCCGGAGGTCCTGGCCTTCCGCGACCGGATCGCGGCGGAGTGGGGCGTGGACCTGTTCATCGCCCGGCCCGAGGTTCCGCTGGCTGGCTACCCCCTGGCCCGGGACCCGCTGACCTGCTGCCGCGACCTCAAGGTCCTGCCGCTCAAGCGGGCCGTGCGGGAGACCGCCGCCGACTTCCTCCTGACCGGCATCCGCCGGGATGAGCACCCGGACCGCGTCGGACGGCTGGAGCTGGAGGAACGCGACGACCCGCCGCACATCCTGGTCAATCCCCTGCTGGACTGGACGGAGACCGACATCTGGGCCTTCCACGCCCGCTTCGACCTGCCCCATTGCGAACTCTACGACCAGGGCTACCGCTCCCTGGGCTGCCGCCCCTGCACCACGCTCCCGGACGGAGCGGGGGGCGAGCGGTCCGGCCGCTCCAGGGACAAGGAAGCGGTCCTGTCCGCCCTGACCGGCCTGGGCTATTTCTGA